The sequence AGCGACGAGGGCTCGGCCAGATCGAGACCTTGGCGGCTGCCGTGATCGGATCGATGGTCGAGCGACGGGTGGCGTCAGCCGCTGCGAGCCGGAGGCGCGCTCCGTGACGGGGCGCGCGCCGCGAGCGTCTCCGGGTCCGCCGCGCGATCGTCACCGCCGGCGCGCCGAGAGGAAACCGGCGGCGATCTCGGTTGTGTAGAGTGCGAGATGACGGCGCTCGTGGTCGGCTCATGGTGCATCGCGGCGGACGGATCCCTCGCGCCGAGGCTGCCGTGAACCTCGCCGCGCGATCCCGGCTCGGCCCGCAGGCCAGGGCCGAGGAGCTGCTCCCTCGTCCCGGCGACGGCGAGCGGTACGACCCGCCTGAGCAACTCGTTCCCATGTCGTCCTCGGGCCTCCCGGCGTCCGGGGTGCGGATCTCGAGCGCAGCGGCCCTGGACGCGGAGGCGCTTTACCGCCGCCACCATCACCTCGTGTACCGACTCGCCCTCCGTTACGGCCGCGGCAACGTGGCCTGGGCAGAGGATGTGACGCAGGACGTATTTCTCGATCTGATGAAGGCGCTCGCGACGCTGACCGATCGAGACAACCTCGAAGGATGGCTGTACCGGGCGACCTCGAATCGCTGCCTGAACCGCCTGCGGCGGGACCGGTTCCTCGATCTCGCGCCCATCCGCTGGCTGCTCGGGCAGGACGAGGCCGACCCGCGCCCGATGCTGGAGGAGGTGGCCATCGCGCGCGACGATCTGCGCCGGGCGTTCGAGGCGCTGGGGAAGCTGCCTCCCAAGGAGCAGATCGCGTTCTCGATGTTCTATCTCGACGGCAAGGAGCAGGAGGAGATCGGGAGCGTCCTTGGCCACTCCAAAAGCTACGTGTGCAAGCTGATTCAAAAGGCCGTCGCGCGGCTCCGCGAGGCCGGGTGGGAGGTGGGGCAATGACGCGAGACCGCGACCTGCTCGCGCTGCTGCACGAGGTCGACGAGCGGCTCGCGGCGGCGACGCCGTCACCCCGGCTCGCGGCGCGCCTCGGCGCGCGGTTGCGCGGGGCGCGCCCGTCCCTCGCCGGGCGCGCGGGGCGCCCGCTCGCGCTGGCCCTCGCCGCCGGAACGGCCGCGGTCGCCCTCGCCGCCGCCCTCCAGCGCCCCGCGTCCCCCGAGGTCTCCGCGCGCAGCC comes from Sorangium aterium and encodes:
- a CDS encoding RNA polymerase sigma factor, whose product is MNLAARSRLGPQARAEELLPRPGDGERYDPPEQLVPMSSSGLPASGVRISSAAALDAEALYRRHHHLVYRLALRYGRGNVAWAEDVTQDVFLDLMKALATLTDRDNLEGWLYRATSNRCLNRLRRDRFLDLAPIRWLLGQDEADPRPMLEEVAIARDDLRRAFEALGKLPPKEQIAFSMFYLDGKEQEEIGSVLGHSKSYVCKLIQKAVARLREAGWEVGQ